The sequence CGATTGGGGCGCATGACGACGACGCGTGGTGTGGTGGATACGCCGGTGTTCATGTCAGTGGGCACGCAGGCGAGCGTGAAGGCATTGGACCCGCGTGAGTTGATGGAGATGAATACCCAGATCATTCTGGGGAATACGTATCATCTCTCCATCCGTCCCGGCATGGACATCATGAAGCTGGCAGGTGGCCTGCATAAGTTCATGAATTGGAATCTGCCCATCCTTACGGACTCGGGCGGGTTTCAAGTGTTCAGTCTCGGAAAGATCCGCACGGTGCGGGAAGATGGTGTGGAGTTCCGTTCGCATCTGGATGGCTCGCCGATCTTCATGGGGCCGAAAGAGTCGATGGCCATCCAGCGTGAGTTGGGTTCGGACATCGCGATGGTGTTCGATGAATGCCCGCCGCATGACAAGCCGTATAACGAGATCAAAGCCGCAGTGGAGCGGACGATCCGTTGGGCGGAGGTGTGTCGGGTGCAGCCGCGAGCGGAAGGGCAGTTCTACTTCGGCATCGCTCAAGGGGCAGGGCATGCGGAGCTTCGCGAGAAGTGCGCTAAGGCGATTGTGGGCATGGATTTTGATGGTTATGCCATTGGTGGCGTGAGCGTGGGCGAGCCGGAGCCGGAGATGATGAAGGCCGTGGAATACACGGAACCGCATCTCCCGGCGAACAAGCCGCGCTACGCCATGGGTTTGGGAACTCCGGCGCAGTTGGTTGAATTAGTGGCGCGAGGGGTGGATATGTTCGATTGCGTGTTGCCCACCCGGGTGGCGCGGAATGGCACAGCATTCACATACAAGGGCACCATCAGCATCAAGGGTGGTTTTAACAAGGCGGACTTTGGGCCGATTGAAGAGGGGTGCGAGTGCTATGCCTGCCGGAATTTTACGCGGGCTTACCTGCGGCATCTGCTGAATGTGGAGGAAATCCTTGGTCTGCGTATGCTCAGTGTGCATAACACCTTTATGTTCCAACGGGTTATGGCGGATATTCGCAAGCATCTGGCTGCTGGCACGTTCGGGGAGTTCCGGGCGGAATTCATCAAGAATTACATCCCGACGGAGAAGGTTTTGGCGGCTCGGGAAGAGCATCTGCGTAAAACGGACACCGCCAGCCGGGGTGAGTAAAGCACTCAAAAGCGCGCTGAATTTTTAAAATCGGCAGGGAGGAAAGGCATTCTAGACTGAACTTTTGAGTGGGAAGCGGTGTTCCTTGGTCTAGGAAAGGCGTTACGATAACGAAAAACTTGAGCCAAATGACTTGCGTTGGCGACTTTGATACATAGAGTTATCGCTCTTATTTTGCACGTATGATTGAAACAGGAATGACATTTTTGCTCGCACAGGCCGCAGGTGGACAGTCGCAACAACCAGCTTGGGCCGGTTTGGTGCCGATGGTGCTGATGTTCGTGATCTTCTATTTCCTGTTGATCCGTCCGCAGCAGAAGAAGGCCAAGGAGCATGCGGAACTGCTGAAGACTTTGAAGCGTGGGGACAAAGTGGTGACGAACGGCGGCATCGTCGGCGTCATCATCACGGTGAAAGAGAAGCATGTGACTGTACGTTCGGAAGATTCGAAGTTTGAAGTCTTGCGTACGGCCATCGCGGAGATCACTGAGCGCGGCAGCAGCACCGGTCCAGAAGTCAAGGAAGCCTAATTTTTAGCCTTTAGAAAGTTCGCATGAATTCCAGTCATCTTTGGAAGTTATTGTTGGTCGTCTTTGTCGTGGCGTGGTCCGTGAACGAGATGAACCCGCCGACGAGCCGGAATCTGATCCAAGTTTTCGAAGAGAAGGCAGTCAACAATACGGATACCAATTTCACGGCCATCGTCGCTCAGGCGAAAAAGCTGGAAGCGGAGAATCCGACCCGGGTTTATGGCAGCTTGTGGGATGCGATCGGCACGAACGACATCGCTTCCTACTTTCCAACGTATGCCAAAGGCCAGACCACCAATGCCAAGCGCACGATCCTGAACCGTTTGCAGCGTGATGCATCGGGCCAGATCCGGTTGGGTCTCGACCTGCAAGGCGGCACCGCGTTCCTCGTGGGCGTGGATGTGGACGCTGCGGTGAACAATGCCCAACAGCAGGGCACCAATGCAGTCACGCTCAGTGAGATCGAACGGGCGCATCGCAAACAGGAAGCGCTTACCCAGGCGGTGGAAGTGCTCCGTAAGCGTGTGGACCGGTTCGGTGTGTCCGAGCCGATCATCCAGCCGCAGGGTGAGAAACGTATCCTGATACAGATGCCGGGTCTTTCCGAGGTGGATCGTGAAGCGGTCCGTGAGACGCTGCAAAAGGTGGCCCATCTGGAGTTCCGCATGGTGCATCGCGAGAGCGACCGTTATCTCCAGCAGGGTCTGGTGCCGCCGGGTTACGAGATCCTTCGTGAAGAAGTTTCCTTGCAGGACGGCACCAAAGGCAGCCGCGCTTATGTAGTAAGCAAGAAGGCTTCGGAAGGTCTGACGGGCAAGTATGTGCAGCGCGCCGGTGTGGCTTTGAACCCGATCACCTCCAAGCCGGAAATCCACCTTACTTTCGATGCCGAGGGTGCGACCAAGTTCGGCAATGTGACGAAGGCGCATGTGGGTGAGCAACTGGCCATTGTGCTGGATGGTGAGCTGTATTCTGCTCCAAACATCAATGAACCGATCTTGGGCGGCAACTGCCAGATCACGGGTAATTACGATTTGAAGGAGGCTTATCGCCTTGCCAATGCTTTGGAGAATCCGTTGGAAGCCCCGGTGGAGATCGAGGAGGAGCGTTCTGTGGACCCGTCATTGGGCAAAGACTCCATCGAAAGCGGCATCCGCGCTTCAATGTATGGTATCATTCTGGTGGCTGGATTCATGCTGGTGTATTATATGCTGGCGGGTTTGATCGCGAATATCGCCTTGATGCTTAACATCGTGATCCTGATTGGCGTGATGTGCTCGATCGATGCGACGTTCACGCTGCCGGGCATTGCGGGTATCGTGCTCACCATTGGTATGGCGGTGGATGCGAACGTGCTGATCTTCGAGCGTATGCGCGAGGAACTGGAGGCGGGGAAGGCATTGCGTGCGGCTCTGAAGGCAGGCTATGAAAAAGCTTTCAGCACGATTTTGGATGCGAACGTCACCACGTTGATCTCTTCCGTTTTGCTGATCTACTTCGGTACCGGTCCGGTGCAGGGCTTCGGTGTCACGCTCTCTATCGGTGTGGCGGTGAGCATGTTCACTGCATTGGTGGTGACGCGTCTGATCTTTGACTGGCTGATATACAAGAACGTGATCAGTTCACTGAAGATGTTCAAGCTCGTCGGCAAGACTAATTTCGACTTCCTGAAGCTGGCCAAGCCGGCGTTCATCCTGTCCTGGACGCTGGTGATCGTGGGTTCAGGGTATGGCCTGTATCGTGGGTCTCATGCTCTGGGCGTGGATTTCAAAGGTGGTGACAACGCCATCTTCGAATACACCCAGAAGGTGGAGCAGACGGAGATCCGTAATGTCCTGGAAAAGGCCGAACTGGGTGAATTCACGATCCAATATCAAAGCGGGGAGAAGGAGCGTCTGAGCATCCTGACGGAATTTGAAAAAGGGTCCAAGGTGGAAAGCATCCTGAAGAGTTCTTTCGAGAAGGCAGGCTTCAAGCTGGTGAGCCTGGACAAGGTCGGCCCGGCGGTGGGCATGGAGATCGTCAAATCGGCGGTCGTGGCCACGTTGCTTTCCTTGCTGGGCATCCTGGTCTATGTGGCATTGCGTTATGAGTTTTCCTTCGCCTTGGGTGCGGTGGTGGCGGTGCTTCACGACGTGTTCATGACGTTGGGCTGGTTCTTTCTCACGGACCGCCAGTTGAGCGCCACGATGGTGGCGGCCATCCTGACGATCATCGGTTTCTCGATCAACGATACCATCGTGATCTTTGACCGTATCCGCGAGCATCTGAAGATGGGTGCGCGCGGTTCGTTCAAAGAGATCATGAACAGCGCACTCAATGAGACTTTGAGCCGCACGATCATAACCTCCGGCACGGTGCTGCTCTCCACGGGCGCGCTTTATATCTGGGGTGGCGGTGTGATCAACGACTTCGCGTTCACGTTCCTGGTCGGCATCCTCACCGGCTGCTATTCCAGTATCTACATCGCGGCGGCGATCGTACTGTGGTATCATAAGGGCGAGAAGCCGAAGACCAGCGGTTCCGCAGTGGTGATGGACCGGGCGGTGGAGACGGTCGAGGTTCGTTAAAAGTCTGATGCTTGCGATCACGGAAATCACGGGCGGGCACTATGCCGGGTTCATCCTGGTGATCCTGTTCTTCCTCGCCCTTGACCTTGGGGTGTTCCACAAGGAAGCGCGGGTGGTGCGTTTCAAAGAAGCGCTGGGCTGGACGGCAGTGTGGTTTACGCTGTCCATGGCGTTTTCTGGTTATGTTTATCACCTGCGGGGGCGGGAGGAGGCTCTGCAATACATCACGGGTTATATCATCGAGTTGTCGCTTTCGATGGATAACGTCTTCGTGATCGCGCTGATTTTCGCTTACTTCCGGGTGCCGCTCGCCTATCAGCATCGGGTGCTGTTCTGGGGCATCCTTGGAGCGCTGGTGATGCGTGGCGTGATGATCGGGGTGGGTGCCGCCCTCATCAAGACGTTTGCGTGGACGTTGTATGTGTTCGGTGCGTTCCTGGTCTTCACTGGCATCAAGATGATGTTCGGTGATGACGAGGGCGTGGAGCCGGAGAAGAATCCGATCATCCGGCTGGTGAGGAAATTCTATCCGGTGGCCAAGGAGTTTGACGGACAGAAGTTCACGACCGAGATCGATGGCAAGAAGATACTGACTCCTCTGGCGCTGGTGCTGGTGATGGTGGAGACGACGGACCTGATCTTCGCAGTGGATTCCATCCCGGCAATCTTTGCGATCACGGACAAGCCGTTCATCGTTTTCACCTCGAACGTCTTTGCGATCCTCGGTTTGCGCTCGCTTTACTTCGTGCTGGCGGATGCCATCGGTATGTTCCGCTATTTGAAGGTCGGACTGTCGGTGGTGCTGGTGTTCATCGGCGTTAAGATGCTGGCCGATCCGCATGGCAAAACGCCAGAGTGGTATCAGTTCAAGATACCCATCACCATCTCTCTCGGTGTCATCGCGGGCATCATCATCGGATCCATCTTGCTCTCATTGCTTGTCTCGAAGAAGGAAGGAAAATTGCCGCCGGATGACCAGAAACCGGGTGCGCAGCCTTCGGCGGAAACGGACGAAGCCGCTGGCAAGGACAAGGGCAGCGGTCCTAAGTGACAGGAGCCTGACGTATGCACCGGCAGCCGTTATCCCAGAGTTTGGAGGCGTTGCTGGGGACAGCGGATGACAACGCGGTGCTGACTCTGAACGAGCTTATCGAGCGGACAGGCGGTCGTGGTATTTACCTCTTCCTCATCCTCATCAGTCTGCCGTTCATCACGCCGATTCCACTGCCGGGTTTCAGTCTGGTTGTCGGAGTGATCATCATCATCGCGGGCATGCGCATGGCTTTGGGACTGCCGCCGAAATTGCCCGGTTTCATCGGCAAGAAGGTCATCCCGGTGGAACGTCAGCGTAAGATCATCGCGGCGAGCATCAAGTGGGTGAAACGGATCGAGAAGATGGCGAAGCCACGCGGACGTGAGTGGATCGGGCACACGATATCGCTGCGGGCGAACGGGTTGCTGATCGCGTTTTTGGGCGTGTTGCTGGTTTTGCCTTTGCCGCTGCCATTCACCAATTCCGGTCCTGGGCTGGCGGTCATCTTCTTGTGCGTGAGCCTGATGGAGGAGGATGCGGTGCTGGTGTGGGTCGGTTATTTTCTTTCGGCGGCATCGGTGATTTATCTGCTGGCTTTATCCAAGGGAGCCGTGGAAATCTTTGAGAAATATTCGGATAACATCCGTCAATTTTTCGGATTTTAAGTAAGTGAAATCGTATCGCTGGTCATTTGCGCCCGTCCAACTGGAGCTGGCCCGTGTCTTGAGCCAGGGCCTGAAGGTCTCGCCGCTGCTTGCCCAATGCCTGTTGAACCGCGAGATATCGGAGGAGGCTGCCGCTGCTGAGTTTCTTGATCCCAAGTTGAAGAACTTGCGCGATCCGTTTTTGCTGCCGGACATGGCGAAGGCGGTGGAACGGCTTTACTCTGCGCGGAAGCAGGGTGAACTGGTCGTCATCTTCGGTGATTACGATGTGGACGGTGTGACTTCCACGACGTTATTGAGTGAATCGCTGACGGCATTGGGTTGGAAGGTGGAAACGTATCTGCCGCATCGCATGGAGGAGGGATACGGGCTAAGTCGCGATGGCGTGGAGAACTGCCTGAGGAAGTATCCGGCGAAGGTGTTGCTGGCGGTGGATTGCGGTTCTACGGCGGTAGAGACGATTCAGTGGTTGAACGAGCGGGCAGTGGATGTGTTGGTATTGGATCACCATCAGGTTTCTTCACCGGAACCGAAGGCGCTAGGGTTGGTGAACCCACAGCGCAGTGATGATAAACTGAGCCAGATGTTGTGCTCCGTGGGGTTGGTATTCAAACTTCTGCACGCGATCGTGAAACGTGGGCGTGAGCTGAATTTCGCAGAGATGGCCACGTATGATATCCGGCAATACCTGGATCTGGTGGCGCTAGGAACGGTAGCGGACTTGGTGCCGTTGCGAGGGGAGAATCGCGTGCTGGTCTCACAGGGGTTGAAGGCGTTGGGGGAGACGAAGCGGCCGGGGTTGATCGCGTTGAAGGAGGTAAGCCAGACGAGCGGGAATATCGGCGTGTATGAGGTGGGGTATCAACTGGCGCCGCGATTGAATGCGGCGGGGCGGTTGGAGAATGCGTCGCAGGCATTGGATTTGTTGCGCGCCAGATCGGTGGCGGAAGCGTTGCCTTTGGCGCGCGAGTTGGATGTGCGGAATCGGGAGCGGCAGGAGATCGAGAAGGGGATAGCGGAGTCGGCCATCGCAACGGTGCGCAGTCAGTTCCAGCCGGAGCGGGATTACGTGATCGTGCTGGGGGAGATGATGTGGCACATCGGCGTGGTGGGGATTGTGGCCTCGCGGGTGTTGAGGGAATTTTATCGACCCACAATCATTTTAGGCGGATCGGGTGAGGAGTGGCGTGGCTCGGGGCGGAGCATTGAGGGATTTGATCTGGCGGCGGCGTTGCGCTCGTGTGAGGACATCTTAGTGAAGCATGGCGGGCATGCGATGGCGGCGGGGTTGACGATCGTGCCATTGCAGGTGGAGGCGTTTCGCACACGTTTGAACGATCTGGCGCGCAAGACGATTTCAGCGGAATATCTGCAGCCACGGCTTTCGCTGGATGCAGAGATCACGCTGGGGCAGGTGGACATGGTGTTTCTGGATGCTTTGCAAAAGCTGGAGCCGATGGGACAAGGGAATGCTGCGGTGCAACTGGCGGCGCGGAATCTGCGGATGGTGGGGGAGCCGCGTCGCATGGGGAAGGAAGGGCAGCATGTGAAGTTTCAGGCAACGGATGGGGTGTCTGTGCGTGATGTGGTGTGGTGGGGCGTGGGGCAGGCGCCGATGCCGAAGGGTGTGTTTGATCTGGCGTTCGCGCCGCAGCGGAATGAATACAATGGGCGGACAACGATCCAGTTGAAGTTGCTGGATTGGAGAGAGGGAAAAGTTTAACCACAGATGAACACACAGATGTAAAACGGGCACCCCTCACCCCGGCCCTCTCCCCTCCGAGGGGAGAGGGTGGTAAATCGTTTGGCGTTATCAGTAGGTCTAGTAAATTTTAATTGTCAGCGCGGAGTGATGTCAGCGGCTACAGATTAAGGATTTTATGGTATCAGCAGTGATTGTGGCGGCGGGGCGCGGGACGCGCATGGGACCGAATGTGGACAAGCTGTTCCTTGAAGTGAACGGCAAGCCCATCATCGTACACACATGGCGGCAGTTCGATTCATGTGCGGCAGTGGATGAGATCGTGTTGGTGGTGCGGGAGGGGATGCAATCGGCGTTTGAAGAGTTGGCGGCGGATGAAGGTTTCAAGAAGCCGTATCGGTTGGTGCCGGGCGGGAAGGAACGACAGGATTCGGTGTGGAATGGCATCGTGGCGATTTCAGAGAAGGCGGAGATTGTGGCCATTCATGACGGGGCGCGGCCTTGTGTGACGTATGAACTTATCGCGGCGACTATTCAAGCGGCGCGTGAGACGGGTGCGGCGGTAGCGGCGCAACGGGTGGTGGATACGATGAAGGAATCCACGGATGGCAAGACCATCAGCGGGCACTTGGACCGGAGCCGGTTGTGGTCGGTGCAAACGCCGCAGACGTTTCAGGTGCCGGTCATCCGCAAAGCGTTATCACTGGTGAAGGAGAGGGGACTTTTGGTGACGGATGATACGGCGGCATGTGAATTGATTGGGCAGCCGGTGCGGTTGGTGGAGTGTGCGACGCCGAATGTGAAGGCTACGGCGCCATCGGATATTCCGTGGCTGGAGATACTCTTAAAGAAATGACGAATGACCAAATCCGCATGACGAAGGAACCGGTTGCACCGGAGGCCAGTAATGTCCAAGGAAGCATTTAGCCACGGATGGAACAGAATGACACAGATTTGGGATGGGGCTCGGAGGCATTTGGGCTTTAGTCATTCCTTGGTCATTCGGGCTTCGTCATGGGTCATTGCGAAGCTACGAAGCCTCGCTTGCTATTTTGGTTCATGGGTCTTAGTTTGCGCGTAGTACGCAGATAAGCGGTTATGAAGAAAAAAATCCTCTTCAGTACGGTGACCTTGGTGCTTGGGGTGAACCTGTTCCTCGGTGCGCAGATCTATTTCCACAGTGTGCAGGCGGCGGGCAAGGATGACCCGTACAGTCATTACGCGTTGCTGGCGAGGGTGATGGAGATGATCCGCAAGGATTATGTGGATGGGGAAAAGGTGTCTTATCAGGATCTGATGCATGGGGCGTTGCGCGGTATGGTGTCCACACTGGACCCGCACAGCGAGTTCATGGATGCGTCTAAGTTCAAGGATTTGCAGGATGACACGGAAGGCCAGTTCGGCGGGGTGGGCATCGTCATCCAATCCAAAAATGGTTTTCTGACGGTGGTGGCGCCGATCGAGGATACGCCGGGTTATGCGGCGGGCATTTTGTCTGGTGATCGAATCGTGGAGATCGGGGGCAAGAATGCGGAGAAGCTGCCCATCTCGGAGGCGGTGAAGCGTTTGCGTGGTGCTCCGGGCACGGAGGTGACGATCAAGGTGGCTCGAGAAGGCTGGGCAGAACCGAAAGAGATAAAGCTGGTGCGTGCGGAGATCAAGGTGGATACGGCGAAGGATCTGAGCGGCAAGCGGGAGTTCAAGCTGCTGGAGGATAACATCGGTTACGTACGCCTGACACAGTTCGGCGAGAAGACAGCGGATGAATTGAAGGCGGCTTTGGAGAAACAGCAGAAGGCGGGGATGAAGGCGCTCGTGCTGGACTTGCGGGCGAATCCGGGTGGCTTGCTCGACCAGGCAGTGAAGGTCTGCGAATTGTTCCTGCCGCGCGGCCAGCTGATTGTGACGACGGAGGGCCGCAATGAAGCGCAGAAGTCTTCTTATTCGGCGAAGGGGCCGGGAATTTACAAAGACATCCCCATGGTGGTGTTGGTGAATGGTGGCAGTGCGAGCGCCTCGGAAATCGTGGCGGGTTGCCTGCAAGACGTGAAGCGCGCGCATATCATGGGCGAGCAGTCGTTCGGCAAGGGTTCGGTGCAAAGCATCTTGCCGTTGCCGGATGATTCGGCGCTACGCCTGACGACGGCGAAGTATTACACGCCGAGCCATAAGACGATCCATGAGCACGGCATCACGCCGGATAGCATCGTACCGATGTCGCTGGAGGATGAGGTGAATCTGGCGCGTTTGCGTTCCCCCGGTGGTGCGGAGATGTTGGAGGGTGAGGACAAGGAAAAGGTTCTCGGAACGAAGGATGTGCAATTGGAACGGGCGATGGATTTGCTGAAGGGGATTCTGCTCTACACGGGGCAGGATGCGAAGAAGGCGGCGAAGAAGGGTTAGTGGAAGAGTTGATGGTGGATAGTAGATGGTGGGGATGAACATCGAACTCTCGAGGTTGCGGGCTGGACGCTGGCTTTCTGCCGTCATAACGTGCGGCACGCATGCAGGATGATGTGACGGTGCCGAAGCGGTTTTTCAAAGGTTGGGCGATACCCGGACCGGATGTACCGCGTACGGATGTGCCCGAGGTGGAAGAAGGAGAAACCTTGGATGCCATCAGCGGGCAGTTCCGGTTGTTCCAACTGGAGAAGGGGCATCGCTACAGCACGGATGATGTGCTGACTGCGTGGTATGGGACGAGCTGGTGCCCGACGGCGCATCGGGTGCTGGATCTGGGCAGCGGTATCGGTTCGGTGGGCATGATCGCGGCGTGGCGATTGCCGGGGGCGAAGTTTGTAACGATCGAGGCACAGGAGGAGAGTGTGCGGCTGGCGGGGAAGTCGGCGAGGTATAACGGGCTGACGGAGCGTTATGAGATCCGGCAGGGGGATTTCCGTGAAGCGGGGATTTTGCGCGAGGATGACGTGTTTGATCTGGTGCTGGGCAGTCCGCCATATTTTCCCCTGGAAGCAGGTGTGCTGGGGGATCATCCGCAGAAGATCGCCTGCCGCTTCGAGACGCGTGGAGATATTTTAAGCTATTGCCAGGCGGCGTCACCGCGGCTGGCGCCGGGTGGTGTGTTCGCGTGCGTGTTTCCGGTGAAGCCGGAGGCGCAGAAGCAACGAGTGTTCGAGGCGGCGAAGGAAGCAGGGATGAGTGTGGTGCGCTGGCGGCCAGTTGTATTGCGGGAAGGAGAGGTGCCGTTACTGGGTGTGTTCATCCTCATGCGTGCGGAACATCTGCCGGAGGATATGCGGGGGCAGACATGGGAGGAGCCTCCGTTGATCATCCGCAAGACGGATGGGGCGGTGCATCCGGAATATAAAGCGGTGAAAATGGCGTTCGGTTTCCCCCCCTGATATGAGCGCCGAGGCCAAGCCCCCCTCTGCCGAGTTGTCTCCCTTGATGACCCGTCTTGTGCGGGCGGCTTCGTGGACATTGGCCGGAGCGGTAGGAAGCCAGGTGCTGGGGTTTGCGGGCGGTCTGCTCACGGCGCGGTTGCTGGGGAATGAAAGTTTTGGCCAGCTTTCGGCGGTGCGCGGTTTGCTGCTGGCCTTCGGTATTTTTTCAGGTGCGGGGCTGGGGCTGGCGGCGGTGCGGTATGTGGCGGAGTTTCGGGATAGTGATCCGGCGCGGATGGCGGGGCGCATCCAGTTTTTACAGCGGCTCTCGTGGATGTGTGCAGGGGTGACGGCGGTGATCGCCGCGTGTCTCACGCCTTGGATGTCAGACGGCTGGCTGGGCGAGGGGAGTTTGCGGAACGTTTTGTGGCTGGGGTGCCCATTGGTTTTATTCAACGGCCTTTCCGCGATCCAGAACGGGATTCTGGGGGGCTTGGAAAAATTCAAGGCGATCGCGCGCGGGATGGCGGTGGAAGCCACGGGCAATTTATTGGGCGTGGTCTTCGGCGCCAAAGTGGCCGGGATGGGGGGAGCCGTGGGAGGAGCGTGCGTGGCGGGTGGGGTGGCGTGGGTTTACCGGCGCCATCTGTTGCGTCAGGAGGGGATCAGATTGCAGGCGGCAGAAAAGCGGAATTTCGATAAAGGCTGGCTGCTGCATGAGGCGATGCCGTTCATCATTGCGGGGACGCTCTCGCAGCCGTTCGAGTGGTTTGCGCGGCTTTCGCTGGTGCGGCAGCCGGAAGGTTTTGTGCAATTGGGATATTTCAGCGCGGCTTTCACATGCGCGCAGGTGATCGCGTTTTTGCCCCGTCAATTCACGGTGCCAGGAGTGGCATTGCTGGCGGGATTGGCGAAAGCGCAGGGGGCAGTCACGGCGGTGGAGGTGGTGCGGATGAATTTCAAGCTGCTGATGCTGCTTGCGTCCCTGGCGGCGATTCCCATGCTGCTGGCAGCGGACTTCATCCTGCGCCTGTTCGGTTTCACGGCGGGTGGTGATGTGCTGGTGGTGCTGGTGCTGGCGAATGTGGCGGGGGTGTGTTCCGGTTTTTTCCGCACGATCCTTTCTGCCTCCGGCAAGATCTGGTGGCAGTGCGGGCAAGTGCTGGTGTGGAGCGTGGTGCTGGTGCTAACATGGCTGGCGCTGGAAGAATACGGTGCGCTGGGACTGGCCTGTGCGTATCTGGCGGCGTTCGTGGTGGTGCTGTTCCCGCAAGGCCGCGCGGCACGGGTTTGCTTGCAGGAGAGCGGGAGGGAAGATGCGAAGGCGGGAGCGGGTAGCGAAACTAAATTGTGTGAGCGGTGAATTGCAAAAATTGAATCCACCTCCGTGGCATCTGCAGATGCTGGCGGCGGTCTTGCGCGGGACGCAGGGCTGGCCGTTGAGGGACCGTGTGGCGCAGCGGCTGGACCGGCGGCTGGCGGAGCAGGGCTGGGTGCTGGAGCATGAGAGTGATGGCTTGCGCTGCCATCTGGAGCTGGACGATACGGTGTGCCGGGGAACCTACATCGATGATGGTCATGAGGTGGAGACGGGATTTTATCTGAAGCATTTGATCAGGCCGGGCAACCGGTTGTGGGATGTGGGCGCGTGTCATGGTTTTGTGAGTTTGCGCATGGCGCAACTGGCGGGCGCAGCGGGGAGAGTGGATGCCTTTGAACCGGTGACGGCCAACCGTTTGCGGATGGAGAAGAATCTGAGACTTAATCCCGATTTGGCTGCACGCATCACGGTGCATCCTTACGCGCTCTCCCACGAAGCAGGCAGGGTGATGATGCAGCGGACGAGCGGAAGAAACCCGGGCGCCAGCCATATCGTGACGGAGAAACCGGCAGAGGACAAAGGCCGCGAGCGTGCCGGTGTGGCCGGGACGGAAATGGTGGAGACGAGAGCGGCCGAGGCGGTGTGGCAAGAGACTGGGGCAACCATGATACACGGAGTGAAGATCGATGTGGAGGGGCATGAGTTGCAGGTGCTGGCAGGGATGGGCGCGCTGGTGAAGGAGCAGCCGCCGCGCTGGTTCTTGATCGAAGTCAGGGACACTTTTTTGCGGGCAGCAGGCGGCAGCCGGGAAGAGGTGTTCGCCTGGTTTGCGGAGCGGGGTTATGTGGCGCAACGGCTCGTGCCGGGCAGGACGATGGTGCCAGACATGACCCCACGTGATGCGGCAGCGGTTTTGTTTTTGTACGGGGAGGAAGGGAAGTGAACGAGCCTGGTTTCAACCGCCCGATGGCGGAGGCGGATCTGGGCCGGTTGCAGGGCGAGGCCGAGGTGACGCGGTTGCGCGCACTGGTGGATGATTACACGGTGGCAAATCTGCCGGTGATGAACGGCAGCTTGAAATACAGCAACTTCAGTGAGGGACCGGAACGGCTCTTCACATTGAACCAGTATCGCCTGTGGGAGTATGTCTCGTTGTTGCAGCGGTTGCCGGAGCTGGGCGGCAAGGTGAGGTTTCTGGATGTGGGCGGAGCGGGCGCCGTGCTGGCGTATGCTCTGGCGGAGCGCGGTCATCAAGGAGTGGCGGTGGATCTGAATGCGGAACTGGTGGCGACGTGTGCGGAGGTGGCAAAAAAAAGAGGTCTCGCGCTGGAGGCGCTGGTGGGCGATGCGACGGGGGATCTGACAA is a genomic window of Verrucomicrobiia bacterium containing:
- a CDS encoding FkbM family methyltransferase — protein: MSGELQKLNPPPWHLQMLAAVLRGTQGWPLRDRVAQRLDRRLAEQGWVLEHESDGLRCHLELDDTVCRGTYIDDGHEVETGFYLKHLIRPGNRLWDVGACHGFVSLRMAQLAGAAGRVDAFEPVTANRLRMEKNLRLNPDLAARITVHPYALSHEAGRVMMQRTSGRNPGASHIVTEKPAEDKGRERAGVAGTEMVETRAAEAVWQETGATMIHGVKIDVEGHELQVLAGMGALVKEQPPRWFLIEVRDTFLRAAGGSREEVFAWFAERGYVAQRLVPGRTMVPDMTPRDAAAVLFLYGEEGK